A region from the Lolium perenne isolate Kyuss_39 chromosome 4, Kyuss_2.0, whole genome shotgun sequence genome encodes:
- the LOC139829785 gene encoding uncharacterized protein, translating into MPPTTAVAGSSTSPPPHAPRPPLQMATPPAQPMETSAAVTTTTVDTLKDDNIEEILLSLHSSASLARAALSSSHWRRVASSPDFLRRFRERHPSPPLLGLFVSQADRGQLPVFHPSATVRVDRDLAAAARGGDFLLTRLGHDPAWRLRDCRNGRLLLCRGDSLSVYDPVSRQHVAVRRPPNDISPAAAVSATEYLADCLLGGHGEPIRLVSVQRDGPRLRAMEYRSGTGTGWRCHPWVDGIDVATLRTPAMPAAAAGLIFWRRDKSSSLLLDTSTMAFSTVPLPAPLVVVSKNLLRPRPVYTIGDTEAGACCLVAIVGRATLQVWLLKKNHTGSGGSAWELEKQAQKGELISLYRTFRMSMVSAGLGLIYSKGTKYSHFIIDLNNLSIKDKFLCHRSMAYPFQMTWPPAGFVPTSTPQTSACRDAEKQQEQEAPSSSSKRKSKDDETSSGKETMGPSIPIASLENEPSEKKVCYENGPTS; encoded by the exons ATGCCTCCCACAACCGCCGTCGCCGGATCCTCAACTTCTCCACCACCCCACGCTCCACGGCCTCCACTCCAGATGGCCACGCCGCCAGCGCAGCCCATGGAGACTAGCGCCGccgtcaccaccaccaccgtcgaCACCCTCAAGGACGACAACATCGAGGAGATCCTGCTCAGCCTCCACTCATCGGCGTCCCTGGCGCGCGCCGCGCTTTCCTCCAGCCACTGGCGCCGCGTCGCCTCAAGCCCCGACTTCCTGCGCCGCTTCCGCGAGCGCCACCCCTCGCCGCCCCTCCTCGGCCTCTTCGTCTCCCAGGCGGATCGCGGCCAGCTCCCCGTCTTCCACCCGTCGGCCACCGTCCGCGTCGACCGcgacctcgccgccgccgcgcgcgggGGAGACTTCCTGCTCACCCGACTCGGGCACGACCCGGCGTGGCGCCTCCGGGActgccgcaacggccgcctcctcctctgcagAGGCGACTCCCTCTCCGTGTACGACCCGGTCTCCCGCCAGCATGTCGCCGTGCGCCGTCCACCCAACGACATTTCCCCTGCTGCTGCTGTATCCGCAACGGAATACCTGGCGGACTGCTTGCTCGGCGGCCATGGGGAACCCATCCGCCTGGTCAGCGTGCAGCGGGATGGCCCAAGGTTGCGAGCCATGGAGTACCGCTCCGGCACCGGCACGGGCTGGCGCTGCCACCCGTGGGTGGACGGCATCGATGTGGCCACACTGCGTACGCCGGCAATGCCTGCTGCCGCGGCCGGGCTTATATTTTGGAGGCGTGACAAAAGCTCGTCGCTCCTCCTTGACACCAGCACCATGGCATTCTCCACGGTCCCTCTCCCAGCTCCACTCGTAGTCGTCTCAAAGAATCTGCTAAGGCCGCGGCCAGTGTACACCATAGGAGATACCGAGGCCGGTGCGTGTTGCCTTGTGGCCATTGTTGGCAGAGCCACGCTGCAGGTGTGGCTACTCAAGAAGAATCACACTGGCAGTGGCGGCAGTGCGTGGGAGTTGGAGAAGCAAGCTCAGAAAGGCGAGCTCATCAGCCTCTACCGGACATTCCGTATGAGTATGGTGTCTGCTGGGCTAGGTCTTATTTACTCTAAGGGTACCAAGTATTCTCACTTTATCATTGATCTCAACAACCTGAGCATCAAGGATAAGTTTCTTTGCCATCGTTCCATGGCTTACCCTTTCCAAATGACATGGCCACCTGCTGGGTTTGTGCCTACTTCCACGCCTCAAACATCTGCTTGCCGAG ATGCTGAAAAGCAACAGGAACAGGAAGCACCTTCTTCTAGTAGTAAGCGTAAGAGCAAGGATGATGAAACGTCAAGTGGTAAAGAAACAATGGGGCCTAGCATCCCCATAGCTTCTTTAGAGAATGAACCATCAGAGAAGAAAGTTTGCTATGAGAATGGACCAACATCTTAA